Below is a genomic region from Zea mays cultivar B73 chromosome 9, Zm-B73-REFERENCE-NAM-5.0, whole genome shotgun sequence.
CACGATCGCGCCAATATATCATGCAGTTGGACGGGCATatatcgatcttctcatatggcaTTCCCAAAGCCTTTAGCAGCTTCTTTGACCGGTAAATGTCTTTAGGCACCTTATGATCGGCAGGAAGGACATCACTAAACAAGTCCAAAATCGCCTTATAACATTTGGCTGAGAAACCAAACTTTGACTTTATGCTCATTAGACGGGTCACGAACTGGAGGATGGTAACCGTTGTGTGTCCATGCAGAGGCATTTCTAAGTCTTGGAGGAGTTTGAACAACTCTTCAACCTCTTTTGTAGGCGGATCTTCAGGATTGTTGACAAACTCTGCCTGCATATCTTCTAACATATGGTCCAATCGATCAACGTTTTCACCGTCATCCACCTCCATCTGTGCTGATACTATACACCGTGACTCGCCGTGGTTATCCCAAACCTTATAACCTTGAACATACCCATGACTGCAAAGGTGTAGTGCCACAGTTCTCTTGTCATGTGACTGGATGTTCCCACATTTGGTGCATGGGCACCTAATCACAGCGTGGGTTGACTCTCCACGAGCGTTCTCTAAAAACTTTTCTGTCTTCTGAAACCATTCCTTTGTGTGACATCCGCCCTTCTTCCAACCAgcatacatccactcacggtcatcTTCCATGTTTGTGGACTAGGATGGCTCAGTTTTGCTGTTGTGTAAACCACCAACCAAAAATTCAGCATATAAGAGCGATGCACGTGGCTTAGGTGATAACCCTACTATAGGAAAGGACATAAACCCACCCGAGAATGGAGGCGGCCGCATGCGACTCGTGACGTGCCCGATGGTCCGAACGAAATTTCGGCAACataaccccgctgttctccgaACACACGCCTATCATGGTGCgacggagaacaactgggttatgctgctgaaatctCGTTCGGACCAACGGACACGTGCACGAATCACATGCGGCCACACCCATTCTCCGGCTGTCCAAATACGTGGACAATCCCGGAACCACGCACATCACAAGTAATCTTGTGTTTGGACCGAATGAAACTATACAATCTATGCATTCATAGATTGTCTAGGTGCATTAGGCCCAAACATATGAATAAATGTGATGCATGTGCATGCTTCCggaacgggtgacgcctagggtTAACTACTGGTCTGCGCACTTAACCCTAAAACTCTAGGAAAATAAACAGTGTATCATACTAATTAAACGACCACAAcgtagttaactcccgtcggcttaatCAATACAATCAaccaaccgacgggaataaacATATTTtcgatataaatataaatatatatcgCAATGATATAATTTTAAATAATTTCAATCTTACTGTCTCAGTGGAGGTTGCAGCGGcgtcgggggaggggacgggcggGGGCAGCGGCGTCGGCAAGCCGCGGCGGAGGACGGGACGGGCGCGGCGGggtcggcggcgctcgggcggggcggcgcacggcggcggcggcggcgcaggctcgggcggcgctcgggcggcgctcgggcgcacggcggcggcggcgcaggctCGGGCGGCGCTCGGGCGCTGGACGGCGATCGGCGGCGGCGCGGGATGAGTGGCCGGCGATGGATGAGTGGCCGGCGGCGCGGATGAGCGACCGCGCGATGAATAGAGCCTGGGCGAGTGGCCGGCGCGCGCGTTTTAGCCGGGCCCGCCCTAAACCCCGTCGGCCTCCGGActaaccgacgggagttattttatctcccgtcggcttcgttatggccgacggtagttaattaactcccgtcggctaccctaaaaaccgacgggagttagtttatctcccgtcggcttcgttatggccgacggtagttaattaactcccgtcggcaaccctaaaaaccgacgggaattattatggccgacgggagtattCAGTTTTGCTGTTGTGGGAGTCCATATCGAAGATATTAGACGGGCAACACAGCCTGCACGCGAATGCACATACGTATGTACAACTAGATGGAGCTCCTAATAAAGCAACACGTACGCCGTCGTTTGCTATTACATATACCATGGCTTGGCATTGGCAACGACGACCCAGCTATAGCGACAAGCGAGCGTGGAACCATCGCCTACATGTCTCAATATGCATATCTAATGAAGTGGTACAAACAGTGATCGAGTAGGTGGCAAGCGCAGGAATAAGCTCGATCAATTGGATCGGGGCGACACCCGTTTTAGTGCTGATGGCGTCCCGCCGTCTTTTGCGATGAAAGCAGTCCGCGCTGCGATGGAACGGCACACCCGCATCTAATTTCCAAGTTAACATGCACACACCATCTAGCTTGTACTCGAATCAAGATGTTATTTTTACCCTTAGAAGTCGTTTGGTTTACATGTTGCTAACGTAATGGGTAattgataacgttaaatcatgtttgtttaaatCTAACCGTAATCGATACCACACTACAAATGAATACCGtcttattcaaatttgttaccgccgATATACGAGTGTTAATTGTTACCAATACAATTTACGTTACGTTTCGCGAACCAAACGATACCTTAATTCTTTACACACGAATTTAATAAATCTCCCACGCATGTTACCTGACAGAACATCCATGCCTCTTGTATTTCTAGTTTGACGAATGCGGTGTTACTGAATTTTTGAAACAAACCAATCGCCCGCGCGGATTCAGGCCGGAGAATTCTACACCCGTAGCACTGAGCTGGCTGGATTCAATGCCAACCGTACCAACTACTAGTCTACTATACAAAGCCGTGCCAAGGTCCCACCGGTCATCAACGGTGGAATGGAACCGCTCAATGGCAGGTGCCGGTGCATGGCGCGCGCCAGCACCTCTATATAAACCTAGCGGGTTCAGTGTTCCAGTGCACACTCGCTTGAGCATATAGTGTGCTCTTCTCTTCCTCTTCCAGTTGGTATTCTTTATCTGAAACATAGTACAGAGGAGGAGAGGAGAACGAGAGCTAAGAAGATGACCGGCAAGGTTCTCCTTGTGGCCGTCCTTATCTTGGTGGGCGTGGCCTCTCGATGCTCGGGCAGTAGGGGCCTGCAGGGCGATCACGTTGCTGAACAGAAGTGTACGTGTTGTGTCTCGTAATCCGATGTGCTTGGCTTTTCTTAGTGTAACAGAGTAACAAACGCCTGCATGTGTCAATGTGTGCCTGGTGTCGTCTGTTGTTCTCAGTCGGTGGCGGTGGCTATGGAGGTGGCGGTGGGTACGGAGGCTACGGCGGCGGtggaggaggaggtggtggtgggtatggcggtggcggcggcggcggcggcggtgggtaCGGAGGCGGTGGCGGCTACACACCCGGCTACTCTGGCACCGGCACCTGCGAGTAAGAAGCAAAACAAAAGATAGCTAGATCTATGCATTCAAAAATCAAGATACATCTATATATAtatgacatttgttgagtacgaacGTACGTACGTGCAGCTACTGGAAGAGCCACCCGGACGCCATCATCTCGTGCATCGGGTCGCTGGGCAGCATCCTCGGCTCCTTCGGCGACGTGTGCAGCGCCTTCTTCGGGAGCAAGCTGCAGACGCTGCAGGACGCGCTGTGCAACACCCGCACCGACTGCTACGGCGACCTCCTCCGCGAGGGCGCCGCGGCCTACCTCAACTCCATCGCCGCCGAGAAGTACGCCTACAGCACGCAGCAGGTTCAGGACTGCATCGCCGTCGCGCTCACTTCCAAGGCCGCCGCCGTCGCGCAGGCCGCCATGTTCAAGAAGGCCAACTACGCCTGCAGCTACTAGCTAGGCCTCGCGCATCATCAGCGTATAACGTACGCACGCAATGTTCGTTATATAATTCCATACGTATATGGGTGTGCAAGGTCCAGACCGACCAGCTGTATGTCTTCATCGTTGCCTTCGTTTCTGCGTCGTCCTCCCATGCATGTTTATGCATGATGCCGTGCCGTCTCGTTGTCAGCTGGTTCAGTAGTGATGCTTACTTTCTTGTCGTTGTTGCTAATGTAAGAAATAAGACGATGCGTTGACTGCTTAATTTGCTTGTGAAATTCTATAGTCCGTGGCCTTACGAAACGCACGGGCACTCGGGCGCAATACCGCAACAGAGTCCTTTTGAGGAGTGCCGCAGGCTCGATAATACTCGGCAAATGCTTTGTCATCGAGTGTAGCACTCAACAAAGAGGTTTTGATGAACTAGTTATCGGCAAGGGTCTCTTTGCCGAGTATTTTATGTCGAGCATTCCACAAAGAAAAGTCGTCGTAAAGATGattaagcctttgccgagtgtccgtctTACCGATACTCGGCAAAGGGAGCTCTCGTGGGCCCCACATCGTTTTTATGCGGAGTGTGCAAGACGGCACTCGGCAAGAAAGAGCCTTTTGTCGAGTGCCCGGCCCACAGGCACTTGGCAAAGCCCCACGTTGTTTTCAGTGCCTAGTGTGCAAGACGCCACTCGACAAAGAAAGAGCCTTTGCCAGTGTCCGGCCCACGCCGTTTTCTGTGCCAAGTGTAAAAGCTAGCACACGGCAAAGCTTTCTTCTTTATCGAGCGCCACGACCATGACACTCACTAGAGAAGCTTTACCGGTTCTCAGATgtcccttctttgccgagtgattTAGTCATTGCACTCGACAAagtagctctttgccgagtgtcacactcgacaAAGTAACCAGATACccacctttttatttattttgttattccatccaaacaaacaaaagatatatatcgttgatatcacataatcatcacatgtATCACCATCAGTACCACATATTTTACAAAGAGCACAAAGCTCACAAGTTTTTCATAAACATCACTAAGTTCAGACCAAGTATTATGAACATCAACAAGTTTCACAAACATCAGTATCACCAATactcacaaacataagtatcacaAGTTTCACAAACATAAGTTTCGAATCACCACTAAGTTCAGAAGAACATTAGCGAAGTGGCCAGCTGGACTAGTTCGGTGAAGGGTTGGGCGAACCACAAGGGTTGTTTGATGTCGTCGATTGATTCTGCACAAAGAAGAGATTGCATGCGTGAGATCAGATGAATATATATCGTACACGACTAAAATTTTCATACTCACGGGAGTAGAAAACTAGGGAGGTTGAGCTCCAGGGAACAACATAGGTGGTGGACCAAAACCTGATGTAGCGCGAAGACTCTACATGTAATGAAACATCTTCTTCATCCTTTGCTGATCGACCAAGCGAGCCGTTTGGTCGTCTATCAACCTTGCCTCCAACTCCATACGTTGTCTTCTCTCTTCTTCTAGCTGAgtttgtaatatttcgccctaatgttatgaTAACACAAAGaaaagatatataataatcaatgaacgacGAATAGGTAGGGGATAACTTAGCGTTCTTGTATGTGATGTTGTGAGCTGTCTTGTCGAGGTTGTATGGCTGGGCtcacgctcgtgctccttgctcgcacctgagatagagtgggagtggaggacaagTCGATTGCCTAATAGGTAATCTAGTACCgcacatgcctcttgcctcctccgaaccTCATGAGGAATCTCTGTCGATGTCCTCTCAGTCCTTGAATTGTATTCTGGCCCATGGATCTCCTTTGCCATGACAGTATACTCACTGAGATGGCTATGGATGGTGGGGTTACTGTACACCTCGAGCTTGTCCTCCAAGTTGTACGTGATGGCGGACATCGTCTTGCCTTTGTGGGCCATATCATATGctaagaagatggagcaagggtGGCCACCATGTGATGCCGACTACGTGATAACCaatgagatggttagaaatcatgcatAATCGAATGTTCAACTAAATAAAAGAAACCATGTACCCATGCTTCTGTGTATTTGGTAAGGCTATGGTTGCCTTAGTGGTGGGAGgcaccttgcatcatcaaacatcGGTCCCAGCAAGCATTGTGCGTCTTGTGCCACTCGTTGGAGCACCACCTTTGCACCATCtgatcccagcactcaggatgcccgACACACCAATAAGGAGTCATCTACAACAAATTAAGTACACGACATATTAGAAGATAAATTTAAGCATATTTAATATCAATATTAATGTTTTGTAttaacctgcaagtactggtccgaaGTCAACAACATGGTTCTAGCAACCTTTTTGCTCCCATTCTCTCCAAGGATGGAGGCATGGAAAGTTGTGATGGCCTAGATGCACACCTTAGAGTTCTTGCTTAAACCGTtatgccttgttgttgaattccgTACCATCCTGATCTACTGCATTGGGGCGACagtgttgaaagtcgcctagagggggggtgaatagggcgaaactaaaatttacaaagttaatcacaactacaagccgggttagcgttagaaataataatgagtccaagagagggcgtgaaaacaaatcgcaagcgaataaagagtgagacacaaggatttgttttaccgaggtttggttttcgcaaacctactccccgttgaggtggtcacaaagaccgggtctctttcaaccctttccctctctcaaacggtccctcggactgagtgagcttctcttctcaatcaattgggaaccaaacttcctgcaaggaccaccacacaattggtgtctcttgccttgattacaattgagatgatcgcaagaaagaatgagaaaaagaagcaatccaagcgcaagagctcaaatgaacacaacaagtctctctcactaatcactaaagctttgtgtggagttgggagaggatttgatctctttggtgtgtcttgtattgaatgctagctcttgtaatgtagttgaaaggtggaaaacttggatgacttgaatgtggtggtggttggggtatttatagccccaaccaccaaacttgaccgttggtggaggtcgctgtcgacgggcgcaccggacagtgtccggtgcgccagccacgtcacccggctgttagggttcgaccgttggagctctgactggtggggtcgcctggctgtccggtggtgcaccagacaggtactgtagactgtccggtgcgcctcccgcgcgtgctatgactctggcgcgcactgtagcgcattaaatgcctctgcaggtgaccgttggcgccgtagtagccgttgcttccgctggcacaccggacattgtccggtggctcaccggacagtctagtgaattatagcggagcgcccttggaaattcccgaaggtagcgagtttggcttcgaccgccctggtgcaccggacactgtccggtgcgccagatcagggtgccttccgggttgtcttttgctctattGTTTGAACCCTTCTCTTGGTCTTTttgttggcttattgtgaacctttggcacctgtagaacttatagactagagcaaactagttagtccaattatttgtgttgggtaattcaaccaccaaaatcaattaggaaataggtgtaagcctaattccctttcaatctccccctttttggtgattgatgccaacacaagccaaagcaagtatagaagtgcataattgaactagtttgtataaagtaagtgcaaaggttacttagaattgagccaatataaatactcataagatacgcatggattgtttctttatttttaacattttttggaccacgcttgcaccacatgttttgtttttgcaaattcttttgtaaattcttttcaaagtccttttgcaaatagtcaaaggtaaatgaataagattttgcgaagcattttcaagatttgaaattttctccctttgtttcaaatgcttttcctttgactagacaaaactccccctcaatgaaatcctcctcttagtgttcaagagggttttgatgtttaattttgaagagggtataccaatttgaaattatatcacaaataagataccaatttgaaaatacttctttaaaatCAAATTGAAagacaaatttttgaaattggtggtggtgcggtccttttgctttgggctcatgctctctccccctttagcataaatcgccaaaaacggaattattagagcccttgcTAACTACTTACTCCCCAtttggtaaaagacatatgagtgaagattataccaatgttggagagttgctcggagtgacggcgaaggatgagttatggagtggaagccttttgtattcgccgaagactccaattccctttcaatacacctatgacttggtttgaaatttacttaaaaacacattagtcatagcatatataaaagagacatgatcaaaggtatacttatgagatatgtgtgcaagacatcaaaagaaattcctagaatcaagaatatttagctcatgcctaagtttgttaaaagtttgttcatctagtggcttggtaaagatatcggctaattgatctttagtgttaatatatgcaatctcgatatctcccttttgttggtgatcccttagaaaatgataccgaatggctatgtgtttagtgcggctgtgctcaacgggattatccgccatacggattgcactctcattatcacagaggaactttggttaatttgtaaccatagtccctaagggtttgcctcatccaaagtagttgcgcgcaacaatgacctgcgtcaatatactcggcttcggcggtagaaagagcgacggaattttgcttctttgaagcccaagacaccaaggatcttcccaagaactggcaagtccccgatgtgctctttctattaatcttacaccccgcccaatcggtatccgaataaccaattaaatcaaaagtggatcccctagaataccaaagcccaaacttaggagtatgaactaaatatctcaagattcgttttatggccgtaaggtgagcttccttagggtcggcttggaatcttgcacacatgcatacggaaagcataatatccggtcgggatgcacataaatagagtaaagagcctatcatcgaccggtataccttttgatcgacggatttaccttccgtgtcgaggtcgagatgcccattggttcccatgggtgtcgtgatgggtttggcatccttcatcccaaacttgcttagaatatcttgaatatactttgtttggctaatgaaggtg
It encodes:
- the LOC100281625 gene encoding meiosis 5 precursor, giving the protein MTGKVLLVAVLILVGVASRCSGSRGLQGDHVAEQKFGGGGYGGGGGYGGYGGGGGGGGGGYGGGGGGGGGGYGGGGGYTPGYSGTGTCDYWKSHPDAIISCIGSLGSILGSFGDVCSAFFGSKLQTLQDALCNTRTDCYGDLLREGAAAYLNSIAAEKYAYSTQQVQDCIAVALTSKAAAVAQAAMFKKANYACSY